The Monomorium pharaonis isolate MP-MQ-018 chromosome 5, ASM1337386v2, whole genome shotgun sequence genome includes a window with the following:
- the LOC114255079 gene encoding multidrug resistance-associated protein 4 isoform X2 — translation MAKNTNDMKQNPRETANIFSILFFWWMRELFMTGAKRDLEESDIYRPMKADESEKLTDHLEKYWNRELDKLKNLEYTVGKDGQRVPLKENARPRLYKAIFNAFWLPYFIIGFYQFIQYCIIRLAVPIIQDWIIDYFARDPIGRNKIELNDVLIYIACLILSIIISALIFYQWMILSQQFGMRIRIACSSLLYRKLLRLNRASINQTGIGQVINLLSNDVTRFDQLTMFLNFIWIMPFQITIIGYLMWQKIGFSTLVGIGSLLITAPIVQGSFSILSYKLRAMIAPLTDRRVQLMSELVAGIQMVKMYVWEKSFSKNVSVIRELEINKMKFLSYVHAGRLATVFFIQRLSLYFTLITFVLTGSNLTAYITYEIATFFKLLESTAAFYFPQALTMMGETIVSMNRLENFLLMEEVNMGHSEKNSQLQSQKSNNAINREKQTDKYISKNGSIRLSEVHGLFDFPVCVKFQHVSANWISGKLPPTLCNINLIIKPGQLCAVVGAVGSGKSSILHLLLKELNPGAGSVTLIQDSSKNLIQSNLSNGYFTDNPNLRISYASQEPWLFGGTVRDNILFGQPYDKARYTQVANVCALKKDFRQFPQGDMTIVGDRGISLSGGQRARINLARAVYRQADLYLLDDPLSAVDTRVARHLYSECITDYLHGKTRILVTHQLQFLKRMDHIVVLDQGFVKMQGSYTELVQTNNEFIEVMKNLNHNAQKKEEIKRASDMSIRKISPTRRASGLSTASSTIHSDIDDSDYVEKIPEGEMIARGRISGRVYKEYFHCGGNYFILLMLLLFFVISQIAASGNDYWLSYWINLEDIRRINNVSEAKRYANMYNDNFLESIFTLNPDGLLSTVDALYVYTFCTIVCIATTFFSSFLYMKICMNTSCKLHNTMFSNLLQAPMSFFNTNPSGRILNRFSKDMGTIDEILPRAMLEALQIICVVCGTIIVEVILDPSMLIVIMILAVLVFFTTKFYLSTAQNIKRMEGVTKSPIFSHVNATLNGLPTIRSSGAVIEQMMRQQFDVLQDRHSGTWYLFLACPSAFGLFTDIIMCLFVSILCYSLVLLNEAGDIDDSKAGLAISQSLILTDFLQYSIKQFAETMSLMTSVERILQYTNLPKEEPVSSDNPPPATWPSTGQLSLKNVSMKYNKDDPPVLKNLNVTIEPGWKVGVVGRTGAGKSSLISALFRLFNEGLEGEINIDSRDTSTVGLSELRCKISIIPQEPILLSESLRYNLDPFNQYDDMKLWEVLRQVELNDIALDNNIFYGGHNFSVGQRQLICLARAILRNNRLLVLDEATANIDSHTDVLIQETIRNKFKECTVITIAHRLNTIMDSNRIIVMENGSIVEFGCPYELLHNKPNGYFSQMVEKTGNQMALSLLEQAKKACQKNNDQCELNFSAQNTESESDDAITEQSTL, via the exons ATGGCTAAGAATACAAATGACATGAAGCAAAATCCCAGGGAGACCGCGAACATCTTCAGTATTCTGTTCTTCTG GTGGATGCGAGAATTATTTATGACAGGAGCCAAACGTGATTTGGAAGAATCTGACATTTATCGACCAATGAAAGCAGATGAATCCGAGAAATTAACTGATCACCTTGAAAA atactgGAATCGCGAGTTAGATAAACTGAAGAACTTGGAATATACTGTGGGCAAAGACGGGCAGAGAGTGCCGTTGAAAGAGAACGCCCGTCCGAGATTATATAAGGCGATCTTCAACGCCTTCTGGTTGCCCTATTTCATAATTGGATTCTATCAATTTATCCAA TATTGCATAATACGCCTAGCGGTACCGATCATTCAGGATTGGATTATCGACTACTTCGCCAGAGATCCGATTGGAAGAAACAAGATAGAACTGAACGACGTGTTGATCTACATTGCCTGCTTGATACTTTCTATTATCATTTCCGCTCTGATATTTTATCAATGGATGATACTGTCGCAGCAGTTTGGCATGAGAATACGTATCGCTTGTAGCTCCCTTCTCTACCGAAAG TTATTACGACTGAACAGAGCATCCATTAATCAAACCGGTATTGGACAGGTTATAAATCTTCTTAGTAATGACGTTACTCGCTTTGATCAGTTAACAATGTTCCTAAATTTCATATGGATCATGCCTTTTCAG ATCACAATCATTGGTTATTTAATGTGGCAAAAAATCGGTTTTTCGACACTTGTTGGCATTGGATCGCTATTGATCACCGCTCCAATAGTACAAGGATCCTTCAGCATACTCAGCTATAAACTCAGAGCCATGATCGCGCCACTGACTGATCGACGAGTGCAACTAATGAGTGAACTCGTAGCTGGGATACAG ATGGTGAAAATGTACGTTTGGGAAAAATCGTTCAGCAAGAACGTCTCTGTGATCAGAGAGCTGGAGATCAATAAGATGAAATTTTTGTCATATGTTCATGCCGGGCGTTTGGCCACTGTATTCTTCATCCAGCGATTGAGCCTCTACTTCACTTTAATCACGTTCGTTCTAACGGGGAGTAATTTGACTGCTTATATAACTTACGAAATAGCTACATTCTTCAAACTACTTGAATCCACCGCAGCGTTCTACTTTCCACAGGCATTGACAATGATGGGTGAAACAATAGTGTCCATGAATCGATTAGAG AATTTTCTGCTGATGGAAGAAGTAAATATGGGACATTCGGAGAAGAATTCGCAGTTACAGTCTCAGAAATCAAACAATGCTATTAATCGAGAGAAACAAACGGACAAGTACATCTCGAAAAATGGGAGCATCAGACTTTCCGAGGTTCACGGGCTGTTTGATTTTCCGGTCTGCGTCAAGTTTCAACATGTTTCGGCCAATTGGATCAGCGGCAAATTGCCACCGACTTTGTGCAATATCAATTTGATCATCAAGCCAGGCCAGTTGTGCGCTGTGGTCGGCGCAGTGGGTTCTGGCAAATCATCTATATTACATCTATTGCTGAAGGAACTGAATCCCGGCGCAGGTTCCGTGACGCTTATTCAGGATTCCTCGAAGAATCTCATTCAGAGCAATTTGTCCAACGGTTACTTTACAGACAATCCAAATCTGCGCATCTCCTATGCTAGCCAGGAACCATGGCTTTTCGGCGGTACTGTAAGAGACAATATATTGTTTGGTCAACCCTATGATAAGGCCAGATACACTCAG GTGGCAAATGTGTGCGCCTTGAAGAAGGATTTTCGACAATTTCCACAGGGGGACATGACGATAGTCGGCGACAGAGGTATATCCCTCTCTGGAGGTCAAAGAGCGCGTATCAATCTCGCGAGGGCAGTTTACAGGCAAGCAGACCTTTATCTGCTCGATGATCCTTTAAGTGCGGTAGACACTCGCGTCGCTAGGCATCTTTACTCGGAATGCATTACAGATTATCTTCATGGCAAGACGAGGATACTCGTCACCCATCAGCTGCAATTTCTCAAACGTATGGATCACATTGTGGTGTTGGATCAA gGTTTCGTGAAAATGCAAGGAAGTTATACTGAATTAGTCCAGACAAATAATGAGTTCATTGAGgtgatgaaaaatttaaatcacaaTGCgcagaaaaaagaagaaattaagaGAGCCTCGGATATGTCAATAAGAAAGATCTCACCAACGAGACGTGCCTCAGGTTTATCAACCGCAAGTTCCACTATT CATTCGGACATTGACGATTCGGATTACGTAGAGAAAATTCCAGAAGGCGAGATGATAGCACGCGGGCGAATATCCGGCAGAGTGTACAAGGAATACTTTCATTGCGGCGGAAACTACTTCATCTTGTTAATGTTGTTGCTATTTTTCGTTATCAGCCAGATCGCTGCTAGTGGAAATGATTACTGGCTCTCGTACTGGATTAACTTGGAGGATATCAGGCGTATCAACAACGTTAGTGAAGCCAAACGATACGCGAACATGTATAACGATAACTTCCTGGAATCGATCTTCACTTTGAATCCGGACGGTCTGCTTAGCACCGTAGATGCCTTATACGTATACACATTTTGCACCATCGTCTGTATAGCTACTACATTCTTTAGCAGCTTTCTCTACATGAAAATTTGCATGAATACAAGCTGTAAGCTCCATAATACCATGTTCTCCAATCTGCTGCAGGCGCCCATGTCCTTTTTCAATACCAATCCCTCCG GgagaattttaaatagattttcgaAAGATATGGGTACCATAGACGAAATACTGCCCAGAGCAATGTTAGAGGCACTCCAAATAATTTGTGTAGTATGCGGTACAATAATCGTGGAGGTAATACTTGATCCATCGATGCTGAtagtaataatgatattaGCTGTTTTAGTTTTCTTCACAACAAAGTTCTATCTGAGCACTGCTCAGAACATCAAACGTATGGAAGGCGTAA caaaaagCCCGATATTTTCGCACGTGAATGCCACGCTGAACGGCCTGCCGACGATCAGAAGTAGCGGTGCCGTAATTGAACAGATGATGCGACAACAGTTCGATGTGTTGCAAGATCGCCACAGTGGCACGTGGTATCTTTTCTTAGCATGCCCTTCCGCCTTCGGTCTCTTTACGGACATTATCATGTGCCTGTTCGTCAGCATTCTTTGCTACTCTCTAGTATTACTGAATGAGGCtg GTGACATAGACGATAGTAAAGCAGGTCTAGCGATATCGCAGTCATTGATCCTGACCGATTTTCTACAATATAGCATTAAACAATTTGCCGAGACGATGTCGCTGATGACCTCCGTAGAAAGAATTCTTCAGTACACAAATCTCCCCAAGGAGGAGCCCGTTTCCTCTGACAATCCGCCGCCGGCCACTTGGCCTTCTACGGGACAGTTGAGCTTGAAGAATGTCAGTATGAAGTATAATAAGGATGATCCACCGGTTTTAAAG AATCTGAACGTGACCATCGAACCTGGCTGGAAAGTTGGGGTGGTGGGACGAACTGGCGCCGGCAAATCTTCCTTGATCTCAGCGCTTTTCCGATTATTTAACGAAGGTCTGGAGGGCGAGATTAATATCGACAGTAGGGACACTAGTACAGTAGGTCTGAGCGAGCTGCGTTGCAAGATCTCTATAATACCGCAGGAACCGATACTCCTCTCTGAGAGTTTGCGCTACAATCTAGACCCTTTCAATCAGTACGACGACATGAAACTGTGGGAAGTACTGCGACAAGTCGAATTAAATGACATCGCACTGGATAACAATATCTTCTACGGCGGCCATAACTTCAGCGTCGGCCAGAGGCAGCTCATATGCCTGGCCAGGGCCATTTTAAGGAACAATCGCTTGCTCGTTCTCGATGAGGCCACGGCCAACATTGATTCGCA cACTGATGTTTTAATTCAGGAAACaataagaaacaaatttaaagaatgtaCCGTCATCACCATAGCACATCGTTTAAATACTATAATGGACAGTAATCGGATTATTGTGATGGAGAACGGTTCCATTGTG GAATTTGGTTGTCCGTATGAGTTATTGCATAACAAACCGAATGGTTACTTCTCACAAATGGTGGAGAAGACAGGCAATCAGATGGCGCTAAGTCTTTTAGAGCAGGCAAAGAAGGCTTGTCAAAAGAATAACGATCAATGTGAATTAAACTTTTCAGCACAAAATACTGAAAGTGAGAGTGACGACGCAATCACAGAACAGTCCACTTTATAG
- the LOC114255079 gene encoding multidrug resistance-associated protein 4 isoform X1, with the protein MAKNTNDMKQNPRETANIFSILFFWWMRELFMTGAKRDLEESDIYRPMKADESEKLTDHLEKYWNRELDKLKNLEYTVGKDGQRVPLKENARPRLYKAIFNAFWLPYFIIGFYQFIQYCIIRLAVPIIQDWIIDYFARDPIGRNKIELNDVLIYIACLILSIIISALIFYQWMILSQQFGMRIRIACSSLLYRKLLRLNRASINQTGIGQVINLLSNDVTRFDQLTMFLNFIWIMPFQITIIGYLMWQKIGFSTLVGIGSLLITAPIVQGSFSILSYKLRAMIAPLTDRRVQLMSELVAGIQMVKMYVWEKSFSKNVSVIRELEINKMKFLSYVHAGRLATVFFIQRLSLYFTLITFVLTGSNLTAYITYEIATFFKLLESTAAFYFPQALTMMGETIVSMNRLENFLLMEEVNMGHSEKNSQLQSQKSNNAINREKQTDKYISKNGSIRLSEVHGLFDFPVCVKFQHVSANWISGKLPPTLCNINLIIKPGQLCAVVGAVGSGKSSILHLLLKELNPGAGSVTLIQDSSKNLIQSNLSNGYFTDNPNLRISYASQEPWLFGGTVRDNILFGQPYDKARYTQVANVCALKKDFRQFPQGDMTIVGDRGISLSGGQRARINLARAVYRQADLYLLDDPLSAVDTRVARHLYSECITDYLHGKTRILVTHQLQFLKRMDHIVVLDQGFVKMQGSYTELVQTNNEFIEVMKNLNHNAQKKEEIKRASDMSIRKISPTRRASGLSTASSTIHSDIDDSDYVEKIPEGEMIARGRISGRVYKEYFHCGGNYFILLMLLLFFVISQIAASGNDYWLSYWINLEDIRRINNVSEAKRYANMYNDNFLESIFTLNPDGLLSTVDALYVYTFCTIVCIATTFFSSFLYMKICMNTSCKLHNTMFSNLLQAPMSFFNTNPSGRILNRFSKDMGTIDEILPRAMLEALQIICVVCGTIIVEVILDPSMLIVIMILAVLVFFTTKFYLSTAQNIKRMEGVTKSPIFSHVNATLNGLPTIRSSGAVIEQMMRQQFDVLQDRHSGTWYLFLACPSAFGLFTDIIMCLFVSILCYSLVLLNEAGDIDDSKAGLAISQSLILTDFLQYSIKQFAETMSLMTSVERILQYTNLPKEEPVSSDNPPPATWPSTGQLSLKNVSMKYNKDDPPVLKVNLNVTIEPGWKVGVVGRTGAGKSSLISALFRLFNEGLEGEINIDSRDTSTVGLSELRCKISIIPQEPILLSESLRYNLDPFNQYDDMKLWEVLRQVELNDIALDNNIFYGGHNFSVGQRQLICLARAILRNNRLLVLDEATANIDSHTDVLIQETIRNKFKECTVITIAHRLNTIMDSNRIIVMENGSIVEFGCPYELLHNKPNGYFSQMVEKTGNQMALSLLEQAKKACQKNNDQCELNFSAQNTESESDDAITEQSTL; encoded by the exons ATGGCTAAGAATACAAATGACATGAAGCAAAATCCCAGGGAGACCGCGAACATCTTCAGTATTCTGTTCTTCTG GTGGATGCGAGAATTATTTATGACAGGAGCCAAACGTGATTTGGAAGAATCTGACATTTATCGACCAATGAAAGCAGATGAATCCGAGAAATTAACTGATCACCTTGAAAA atactgGAATCGCGAGTTAGATAAACTGAAGAACTTGGAATATACTGTGGGCAAAGACGGGCAGAGAGTGCCGTTGAAAGAGAACGCCCGTCCGAGATTATATAAGGCGATCTTCAACGCCTTCTGGTTGCCCTATTTCATAATTGGATTCTATCAATTTATCCAA TATTGCATAATACGCCTAGCGGTACCGATCATTCAGGATTGGATTATCGACTACTTCGCCAGAGATCCGATTGGAAGAAACAAGATAGAACTGAACGACGTGTTGATCTACATTGCCTGCTTGATACTTTCTATTATCATTTCCGCTCTGATATTTTATCAATGGATGATACTGTCGCAGCAGTTTGGCATGAGAATACGTATCGCTTGTAGCTCCCTTCTCTACCGAAAG TTATTACGACTGAACAGAGCATCCATTAATCAAACCGGTATTGGACAGGTTATAAATCTTCTTAGTAATGACGTTACTCGCTTTGATCAGTTAACAATGTTCCTAAATTTCATATGGATCATGCCTTTTCAG ATCACAATCATTGGTTATTTAATGTGGCAAAAAATCGGTTTTTCGACACTTGTTGGCATTGGATCGCTATTGATCACCGCTCCAATAGTACAAGGATCCTTCAGCATACTCAGCTATAAACTCAGAGCCATGATCGCGCCACTGACTGATCGACGAGTGCAACTAATGAGTGAACTCGTAGCTGGGATACAG ATGGTGAAAATGTACGTTTGGGAAAAATCGTTCAGCAAGAACGTCTCTGTGATCAGAGAGCTGGAGATCAATAAGATGAAATTTTTGTCATATGTTCATGCCGGGCGTTTGGCCACTGTATTCTTCATCCAGCGATTGAGCCTCTACTTCACTTTAATCACGTTCGTTCTAACGGGGAGTAATTTGACTGCTTATATAACTTACGAAATAGCTACATTCTTCAAACTACTTGAATCCACCGCAGCGTTCTACTTTCCACAGGCATTGACAATGATGGGTGAAACAATAGTGTCCATGAATCGATTAGAG AATTTTCTGCTGATGGAAGAAGTAAATATGGGACATTCGGAGAAGAATTCGCAGTTACAGTCTCAGAAATCAAACAATGCTATTAATCGAGAGAAACAAACGGACAAGTACATCTCGAAAAATGGGAGCATCAGACTTTCCGAGGTTCACGGGCTGTTTGATTTTCCGGTCTGCGTCAAGTTTCAACATGTTTCGGCCAATTGGATCAGCGGCAAATTGCCACCGACTTTGTGCAATATCAATTTGATCATCAAGCCAGGCCAGTTGTGCGCTGTGGTCGGCGCAGTGGGTTCTGGCAAATCATCTATATTACATCTATTGCTGAAGGAACTGAATCCCGGCGCAGGTTCCGTGACGCTTATTCAGGATTCCTCGAAGAATCTCATTCAGAGCAATTTGTCCAACGGTTACTTTACAGACAATCCAAATCTGCGCATCTCCTATGCTAGCCAGGAACCATGGCTTTTCGGCGGTACTGTAAGAGACAATATATTGTTTGGTCAACCCTATGATAAGGCCAGATACACTCAG GTGGCAAATGTGTGCGCCTTGAAGAAGGATTTTCGACAATTTCCACAGGGGGACATGACGATAGTCGGCGACAGAGGTATATCCCTCTCTGGAGGTCAAAGAGCGCGTATCAATCTCGCGAGGGCAGTTTACAGGCAAGCAGACCTTTATCTGCTCGATGATCCTTTAAGTGCGGTAGACACTCGCGTCGCTAGGCATCTTTACTCGGAATGCATTACAGATTATCTTCATGGCAAGACGAGGATACTCGTCACCCATCAGCTGCAATTTCTCAAACGTATGGATCACATTGTGGTGTTGGATCAA gGTTTCGTGAAAATGCAAGGAAGTTATACTGAATTAGTCCAGACAAATAATGAGTTCATTGAGgtgatgaaaaatttaaatcacaaTGCgcagaaaaaagaagaaattaagaGAGCCTCGGATATGTCAATAAGAAAGATCTCACCAACGAGACGTGCCTCAGGTTTATCAACCGCAAGTTCCACTATT CATTCGGACATTGACGATTCGGATTACGTAGAGAAAATTCCAGAAGGCGAGATGATAGCACGCGGGCGAATATCCGGCAGAGTGTACAAGGAATACTTTCATTGCGGCGGAAACTACTTCATCTTGTTAATGTTGTTGCTATTTTTCGTTATCAGCCAGATCGCTGCTAGTGGAAATGATTACTGGCTCTCGTACTGGATTAACTTGGAGGATATCAGGCGTATCAACAACGTTAGTGAAGCCAAACGATACGCGAACATGTATAACGATAACTTCCTGGAATCGATCTTCACTTTGAATCCGGACGGTCTGCTTAGCACCGTAGATGCCTTATACGTATACACATTTTGCACCATCGTCTGTATAGCTACTACATTCTTTAGCAGCTTTCTCTACATGAAAATTTGCATGAATACAAGCTGTAAGCTCCATAATACCATGTTCTCCAATCTGCTGCAGGCGCCCATGTCCTTTTTCAATACCAATCCCTCCG GgagaattttaaatagattttcgaAAGATATGGGTACCATAGACGAAATACTGCCCAGAGCAATGTTAGAGGCACTCCAAATAATTTGTGTAGTATGCGGTACAATAATCGTGGAGGTAATACTTGATCCATCGATGCTGAtagtaataatgatattaGCTGTTTTAGTTTTCTTCACAACAAAGTTCTATCTGAGCACTGCTCAGAACATCAAACGTATGGAAGGCGTAA caaaaagCCCGATATTTTCGCACGTGAATGCCACGCTGAACGGCCTGCCGACGATCAGAAGTAGCGGTGCCGTAATTGAACAGATGATGCGACAACAGTTCGATGTGTTGCAAGATCGCCACAGTGGCACGTGGTATCTTTTCTTAGCATGCCCTTCCGCCTTCGGTCTCTTTACGGACATTATCATGTGCCTGTTCGTCAGCATTCTTTGCTACTCTCTAGTATTACTGAATGAGGCtg GTGACATAGACGATAGTAAAGCAGGTCTAGCGATATCGCAGTCATTGATCCTGACCGATTTTCTACAATATAGCATTAAACAATTTGCCGAGACGATGTCGCTGATGACCTCCGTAGAAAGAATTCTTCAGTACACAAATCTCCCCAAGGAGGAGCCCGTTTCCTCTGACAATCCGCCGCCGGCCACTTGGCCTTCTACGGGACAGTTGAGCTTGAAGAATGTCAGTATGAAGTATAATAAGGATGATCCACCGGTTTTAAAGGTG AATCTGAACGTGACCATCGAACCTGGCTGGAAAGTTGGGGTGGTGGGACGAACTGGCGCCGGCAAATCTTCCTTGATCTCAGCGCTTTTCCGATTATTTAACGAAGGTCTGGAGGGCGAGATTAATATCGACAGTAGGGACACTAGTACAGTAGGTCTGAGCGAGCTGCGTTGCAAGATCTCTATAATACCGCAGGAACCGATACTCCTCTCTGAGAGTTTGCGCTACAATCTAGACCCTTTCAATCAGTACGACGACATGAAACTGTGGGAAGTACTGCGACAAGTCGAATTAAATGACATCGCACTGGATAACAATATCTTCTACGGCGGCCATAACTTCAGCGTCGGCCAGAGGCAGCTCATATGCCTGGCCAGGGCCATTTTAAGGAACAATCGCTTGCTCGTTCTCGATGAGGCCACGGCCAACATTGATTCGCA cACTGATGTTTTAATTCAGGAAACaataagaaacaaatttaaagaatgtaCCGTCATCACCATAGCACATCGTTTAAATACTATAATGGACAGTAATCGGATTATTGTGATGGAGAACGGTTCCATTGTG GAATTTGGTTGTCCGTATGAGTTATTGCATAACAAACCGAATGGTTACTTCTCACAAATGGTGGAGAAGACAGGCAATCAGATGGCGCTAAGTCTTTTAGAGCAGGCAAAGAAGGCTTGTCAAAAGAATAACGATCAATGTGAATTAAACTTTTCAGCACAAAATACTGAAAGTGAGAGTGACGACGCAATCACAGAACAGTCCACTTTATAG